The Arcobacter arenosus genome has a window encoding:
- a CDS encoding tetratricopeptide repeat protein: protein MKLLIIFILFFSTLLFAKKDFYYGFIDSSGEQISQRRKRAISDGFEIINHARQLAKEGKVDEAYTQIEAFKSQNTIKILDSALIVVYSELALKKKTKRLILEASKELEQAINDSRIYEEDLARAYMVLIELKLNTNKSKDAIYFANIIINNFNNPITKAYGKIYLAKIYKHQRDYGKSINILYKILTETTDVLVATIVADELFDVYILDGKRDEAYELISKVLQKNMDYYADDSFLALEKVNRLTKVGMPEFAVEILEELLRRTNKPSSIEDFKFKLADTYMSMYDRTDKYLLKAKELYKDIINDFPDGVYFEKSKMYLDEIVMREGKIEPAVLATKYQSSEAMQQKVLLQELLNDKAKKKYELILKSKRVYNKISNTIANRFGYDSINAIFDEVNIEMIKNYLRTGKCFLLKDALETSRNETLELLIKDEELKFKFFECMVEAPSEKSYLLIKDTFNSTRDANIYLYLERMAISLGDFEEAENYSNKVEMVDDKEVLSKEFLYKFLLLKQKNDSVSLDRYFNFASKNEDIIENNQDNPMIIDFYYNYYLYLIKNDMKEKAKEILTKLYDKQNALKAYVYSPFTELELAKIEQTNNNNEKALELLLKSIENARRIRPNDLAQTYYSIIKLYEEFGNNIKKDEYINKCKDLENTKDSLYKKMCDEM from the coding sequence TTGAAGTTACTAATAATATTTATTTTGTTTTTTTCAACACTATTATTTGCAAAAAAAGATTTTTATTATGGTTTTATTGATTCTTCAGGGGAACAAATTTCCCAAAGAAGAAAACGAGCAATCTCAGATGGTTTTGAGATTATTAACCATGCAAGACAACTTGCAAAAGAGGGTAAGGTGGATGAAGCCTACACTCAAATTGAGGCTTTTAAAAGTCAAAATACAATAAAAATATTAGATTCTGCACTTATCGTAGTGTATTCTGAACTTGCATTAAAAAAGAAAACAAAAAGATTAATTCTTGAAGCTTCAAAAGAGTTAGAACAAGCAATTAATGATTCTAGAATTTATGAAGAGGATTTAGCAAGAGCTTATATGGTTTTAATTGAATTAAAACTAAATACAAATAAATCAAAAGATGCAATTTATTTTGCAAATATTATTATAAACAATTTTAATAATCCAATTACAAAAGCCTATGGGAAAATATATTTAGCAAAAATCTATAAGCATCAAAGGGATTATGGAAAATCAATTAATATTTTATATAAGATTTTAACTGAAACAACTGATGTTTTAGTTGCTACAATTGTTGCCGACGAGCTATTTGATGTGTATATATTAGATGGAAAAAGGGATGAAGCCTATGAGTTAATCTCAAAGGTTCTTCAAAAAAATATGGATTATTATGCTGATGACTCTTTTCTTGCTTTAGAAAAAGTAAATAGACTTACAAAGGTTGGAATGCCAGAGTTTGCAGTAGAGATTTTAGAAGAGCTTTTAAGAAGAACAAATAAACCCTCTTCAATTGAAGATTTCAAATTTAAGCTTGCTGATACATATATGAGTATGTATGATAGAACCGACAAATATCTTTTAAAGGCAAAAGAATTATATAAAGATATTATAAATGATTTTCCTGATGGGGTTTATTTTGAAAAATCAAAAATGTATCTCGATGAAATTGTTATGAGAGAAGGAAAAATAGAACCTGCTGTTTTAGCAACAAAATACCAATCTTCTGAAGCGATGCAGCAAAAAGTTTTATTACAAGAGTTACTTAATGATAAAGCCAAAAAGAAATATGAACTTATTTTAAAATCAAAAAGAGTATATAACAAAATATCAAATACAATAGCAAATAGGTTTGGTTATGATTCTATAAATGCAATTTTTGATGAAGTTAATATAGAGATGATAAAAAACTATTTACGTACAGGTAAATGTTTTTTACTTAAAGATGCTTTAGAAACATCAAGAAATGAAACTTTAGAATTATTAATAAAAGATGAAGAGTTAAAGTTTAAGTTTTTTGAGTGTATGGTTGAAGCTCCATCTGAAAAATCTTATCTACTTATAAAAGATACTTTTAATTCAACAAGAGATGCAAATATATATTTATACTTAGAAAGAATGGCTATTTCATTAGGGGATTTTGAAGAAGCAGAAAATTATTCAAATAAAGTTGAAATGGTGGATGATAAAGAGGTATTAAGTAAAGAATTTTTATATAAATTTTTACTTTTAAAACAAAAAAATGATTCAGTTTCACTTGATAGATATTTTAATTTTGCCTCAAAAAATGAAGATATTATAGAAAATAATCAAGATAATCCAATGATTATAGATTTTTATTACAACTATTATTTGTATCTAATAAAAAATGATATGAAAGAAAAAGCAAAAGAGATTTTAACAAAACTTTATGATAAACAAAATGCCTTAAAAGCTTATGTTTATTCCCCTTTTACAGAATTAGAATTAGCAAAAATTGAACAAACTAATAATAACAATGAAAAAGCCTTAGAATTACTTTTAAAATCAATTGAAAATGCAAGAAGAATAAGACCAAATGACCTTGCCCAAACATATTATTCTATTATAAAATTATATGAAGAGTTTGGTAATAATATTAAAAAAGATGAATATATTAATAAGTGTAAGGATCTTGAAAATACAAAAGATAGTCTTTATAAAAAAATGTGTGATGAGATGTAA
- the flhB gene encoding flagellar biosynthesis protein FlhB yields the protein MAGEEEEKTEEPTSKKIEDAQKEGNVPKSMEVTGAAILFFGSVYLLFFSESAVDAIRKLMIYTYNFIGQDLTGNVFYSIGYTTVTTVLQTLLPIFTLVILLALITNWAQFGFLVTPLKFDLQKLDPIKGLKNIFGLKKALEALKLTLKLTIIVIVMFIVLMFTYKSFLAMMDKELMNTINSIVELVAYFLAAILLIIIIFAIIDFYFTRYYYFKSLRMSKQEIKDEFKNMEGDPQVKGRIRKIQMQMAMKRMMSDVPDADVVITNPTHYAIALKYDNKVNSAPKVVAKGIDFIALKIKDIARENDIPIIENPSLARSIYSQIEIDQEIPSEFYKAMAEIFSYVYELKNKKRR from the coding sequence ATGGCTGGCGAAGAAGAAGAAAAGACCGAAGAGCCCACGTCCAAAAAAATTGAAGATGCCCAAAAAGAGGGTAATGTTCCTAAATCTATGGAAGTTACTGGGGCCGCGATTTTATTTTTTGGTTCAGTATATTTATTGTTTTTTTCTGAATCAGCAGTTGATGCCATTAGAAAATTGATGATATATACATACAATTTTATTGGTCAAGATTTAACCGGGAATGTATTTTATTCAATTGGTTATACAACTGTTACTACCGTTTTGCAAACATTACTTCCAATTTTTACTTTAGTTATTTTACTTGCGCTTATAACAAACTGGGCACAATTTGGTTTTTTAGTAACTCCTTTAAAATTTGATTTACAAAAACTTGATCCAATAAAAGGTTTAAAAAATATTTTTGGTTTAAAAAAAGCATTAGAGGCTTTAAAGTTAACATTAAAACTTACTATTATTGTAATAGTGATGTTTATTGTTTTGATGTTTACATACAAATCATTTTTAGCAATGATGGATAAAGAGTTAATGAATACTATTAATTCAATCGTAGAATTGGTAGCTTATTTCCTTGCCGCAATACTTTTAATTATAATTATTTTTGCTATAATAGATTTTTATTTTACTAGGTATTACTATTTTAAGTCTCTTAGAATGAGTAAACAAGAGATAAAAGATGAATTTAAAAATATGGAAGGGGACCCTCAAGTAAAAGGGCGAATCCGTAAAATTCAGATGCAAATGGCAATGAAAAGAATGATGTCAGATGTACCTGATGCTGATGTAGTAATAACAAACCCTACACATTATGCTATTGCATTAAAATATGATAATAAAGTAAATAGTGCACCAAAAGTTGTTGCTAAAGGGATAGATTTTATTGCTTTAAAAATAAAGGATATTGCAAGGGAAAATGATATTCCAATTATTGAAAATCCCTCATTGGCAAGGTCTATTTATTCACAAATAGAGATAGACCAAGAGATACCAAGTGAATTTTATAAAGCTATGGCTGAGATATTTTCATATGTATATGAGTTAAAGAATAAAAAAAGAAGGTAA
- a CDS encoding flagellar biosynthetic protein FliR, translating to MLELISLLNEQTLYSFLLLFARILAFCAFMPVFGHTSISATIRVGIAFYITIFLYPIVDLQGVFTQNEFLGALVTEITLGLIAAMFLNVVFASVRIIGDFVGYSTALSMASMFDPATGSNEGLVSRLLYWVALMLFFETGMYEMTIVILSKSFSIIHLGAFDIFSYDGIQIAIDEIKRMFAFAFAFALPLFFIGFIMDIYYGYGTKSMPAFSPFVITFQLKFALIFVFLILAMEVFTDSFTNYLITKFE from the coding sequence ATGTTAGAGTTAATATCACTACTCAATGAGCAAACCCTTTATTCTTTTTTACTTCTTTTTGCAAGAATTTTAGCTTTTTGTGCTTTTATGCCAGTTTTTGGGCATACTTCAATCTCTGCTACAATTAGAGTTGGAATAGCCTTTTATATAACTATTTTTTTATATCCAATTGTTGATTTACAAGGTGTTTTTACCCAAAATGAATTTTTAGGTGCCCTTGTAACAGAGATTACTTTAGGTTTAATTGCAGCAATGTTTTTAAATGTAGTTTTTGCTTCTGTTAGAATTATTGGGGATTTTGTTGGTTATTCTACAGCTTTATCTATGGCAAGTATGTTTGACCCCGCAACTGGTTCAAATGAAGGTTTAGTTAGTAGACTTTTATATTGGGTTGCTTTAATGCTTTTTTTTGAAACAGGTATGTATGAAATGACAATTGTAATCTTATCAAAAAGTTTTTCTATAATTCATTTAGGGGCTTTTGATATTTTCTCTTATGATGGTATTCAAATAGCAATTGATGAGATTAAAAGGATGTTTGCCTTTGCTTTTGCCTTTGCTTTACCTTTATTCTTTATTGGTTTTATTATGGATATTTATTATGGTTATGGAACAAAATCGATGCCTGCATTTTCACCATTTGTAATCACTTTTCAGCTAAAATTTGCATTAATATTTGTATTTTTAATACTTGCAATGGAAGTATTTACAGATAGCTTTACAAATTATCTTATAACAAAGTTTGAATAA
- the flgC gene encoding flagellar basal body rod protein FlgC, translating into MGLFDGYNIASSGMGAQRTRINIVSANIANAKTTHTEAGGPYKKQNVVFEELLVNNTKNLNNNLQETNNKNTSAELRGVGVKSIVENDADPIMKYEPSHPDANEEGYVAYPNINPVVEMVDLIEAMRSYEANVATFNTHKNIDSKTLEILKA; encoded by the coding sequence ATGGGTTTATTTGATGGATATAATATTGCTTCCTCTGGAATGGGTGCGCAAAGAACAAGAATAAATATTGTAAGTGCTAATATCGCAAATGCAAAAACTACACACACGGAAGCTGGCGGGCCTTATAAAAAACAAAATGTTGTATTTGAAGAGCTTTTAGTTAATAATACTAAAAATCTTAATAACAACTTACAAGAAACAAATAATAAAAATACAAGTGCTGAATTAAGAGGTGTAGGTGTAAAATCTATAGTAGAAAATGATGCAGATCCAATTATGAAATACGAACCTTCTCATCCCGATGCAAATGAAGAGGGTTATGTTGCATATCCAAATATTAACCCAGTTGTTGAGATGGTTGATTTAATTGAAGCTATGCGGTCATATGAAGCTAATGTTGCAACTTTCAATACACATAAGAATATTGATTCTAAAACATTAGAGATTTTAAAAGCATAA
- the fliE gene encoding flagellar hook-basal body complex protein FliE, whose protein sequence is MNISSIANSIGSLAKTQANPTQKNDGATFSSMLNDAMKEVNTSQVEGYKAMEGIATGNVKNLQEAVQKIEEAELSLKLALEVKNKAINAYKEISKMQV, encoded by the coding sequence ATGAATATTTCTTCAATCGCAAACTCAATTGGTTCATTAGCAAAGACCCAAGCAAATCCTACGCAAAAAAATGATGGTGCAACTTTTTCATCGATGTTAAATGATGCTATGAAAGAGGTTAACACTAGTCAAGTTGAAGGTTATAAAGCAATGGAAGGTATTGCAACTGGAAATGTTAAAAATCTTCAAGAAGCTGTTCAAAAAATTGAAGAAGCTGAATTATCTTTAAAATTAGCATTAGAAGTGAAAAATAAAGCTATTAATGCCTATAAAGAAATCAGTAAAATGCAAGTTTAA
- a CDS encoding AAA family ATPase has protein sequence MFNSISSQASKLINLTKPKNNISKTKVITITSGKGGVGKSTFTANIAYLLAKRGFKVVVIDADIGLANLQVLFDLKPKLTLFDYIEGRNSISEVVSNTAYSNLSLIAGKSGYQYANLNNSLVLSRIVHDIKDYNNYDIVLIDTGAGLNEYVQEFLSVSDNILALTTTDPSALTDVYALMKLLSIDKKSLLLCFNHTRSYQIGETISKSLVNLAKKNLLNPNFMVKYIGNVSTSANISTTSRLRKLFVHEFQHDQITKELQKVIDTLLNDLK, from the coding sequence TTGTTTAACTCAATCTCTTCTCAAGCTAGCAAATTAATTAATTTAACAAAACCAAAAAATAATATTAGTAAAACAAAAGTTATTACAATTACTTCTGGAAAAGGTGGTGTTGGAAAATCAACTTTTACAGCAAATATTGCCTATTTATTGGCCAAGAGAGGTTTTAAAGTTGTTGTTATTGATGCTGATATTGGATTAGCAAATTTACAAGTTTTATTCGATTTAAAGCCTAAGCTAACCCTTTTTGATTATATTGAAGGTAGAAACTCAATTAGTGAGGTTGTTTCAAATACAGCTTATTCAAATTTATCTTTAATTGCAGGGAAAAGTGGTTATCAATATGCTAATTTAAATAATTCACTTGTTTTAAGTAGAATTGTTCATGATATTAAAGATTATAATAATTATGATATTGTTTTAATTGATACAGGTGCTGGTTTAAATGAATATGTTCAAGAGTTTTTATCAGTTTCAGATAATATTTTAGCCCTTACTACAACTGACCCATCTGCTTTAACTGATGTGTATGCATTGATGAAATTACTTTCTATTGATAAAAAAAGTTTATTATTATGCTTTAATCATACAAGAAGTTATCAAATTGGTGAGACAATTTCTAAATCTTTAGTTAATTTAGCTAAAAAAAATTTGTTAAATCCAAATTTTATGGTAAAATATATAGGTAATGTTTCGACATCAGCTAATATTTCTACGACGTCAAGATTAAGAAAACTATTTGTTCATGAGTTTCAACATGATCAAATAACTAAAGAACTACAAAAGGTGATTGATACATTACTAAATGATTTAAAGTAA
- the flhF gene encoding flagellar biosynthesis protein FlhF — MNMLSFLGETPTIALKNAQDECGEDAIVVSTKKISSANDGTKDMYEVVVAIEDEHKQSSLSTKQISVKPKQSGQTSFNAKVYDFKEEILKMQDAIMQVQKSLWDPKSQLYDLTIPPEFVDIYNLFEQNEFDQEMTYTIMKKTIKQLPVALKANPKKVNDFFKLILRRIIPIKQEIPLRKHQRKIIMMVGPTGVGKTTTIAKLAARYAYKLGQNYKVGIVTLDSFRVGAIEQLQAYTNIMRLPLEVVKKPEELVEALLRLKDCNYIFIDTAGSSQYDVDKIELVNEYQNRVSELPIEKVLVLPANVKHSDLIDIYTNYSRLNIDFLTFTKLDETRSFGNLISFAHKTKKSITYFSIGQNVPDDLIVSDSSFLIDCFMNNSCARR, encoded by the coding sequence ATGAATATGCTCTCTTTTTTAGGTGAGACACCAACTATTGCATTAAAAAATGCTCAAGATGAGTGTGGAGAGGATGCAATTGTAGTATCAACAAAAAAAATATCAAGTGCAAATGATGGTACAAAAGATATGTACGAAGTTGTTGTCGCAATTGAAGATGAACACAAACAATCTTCTCTGTCTACAAAACAGATTTCTGTAAAACCAAAACAATCTGGACAAACAAGTTTTAATGCAAAAGTTTATGATTTTAAAGAAGAGATTCTTAAGATGCAAGACGCCATTATGCAGGTTCAGAAATCTTTATGGGATCCTAAAAGTCAACTATATGATTTAACTATTCCACCTGAGTTTGTTGATATCTATAATCTTTTTGAACAAAATGAGTTTGATCAAGAGATGACATATACAATTATGAAAAAAACAATAAAGCAATTACCTGTTGCTCTTAAAGCAAATCCAAAAAAAGTAAATGATTTTTTCAAATTAATTTTAAGAAGAATTATACCTATAAAACAAGAGATTCCATTAAGAAAACATCAAAGAAAAATTATAATGATGGTTGGACCAACAGGTGTTGGGAAAACAACAACAATTGCAAAATTAGCTGCTAGATATGCTTATAAGTTAGGGCAAAACTATAAAGTTGGAATTGTAACTTTAGATTCATTTAGAGTTGGTGCAATAGAACAATTACAGGCATATACAAACATTATGAGGCTTCCTTTAGAAGTTGTAAAGAAGCCTGAAGAGTTAGTTGAAGCTTTATTAAGATTAAAAGATTGTAATTATATTTTTATTGATACAGCTGGATCTAGTCAATATGATGTAGATAAAATTGAACTTGTAAATGAGTATCAAAATAGAGTTAGTGAACTACCGATTGAAAAGGTTTTGGTTTTACCAGCAAATGTAAAACATAGTGACTTAATTGATATTTATACAAATTATTCAAGATTGAATATTGATTTTTTAACCTTTACAAAATTAGATGAAACTAGAAGTTTTGGGAATTTAATCTCTTTTGCACATAAAACAAAAAAATCGATAACATATTTTTCAATTGGTCAAAATGTACCAGATGATTTAATTGTTTCTGATTCATCTTTTTTAATTGATTGTTTTATGAATAATTCTTGCGCAAGGAGATAA
- a CDS encoding OmpA/MotB family protein yields the protein MAKDKCPECPKCLPGWLVQFGDLMSLLLTFFILLLSMAVMDKKKVEEYFDVMRKAMGFIDASTDVETQSEKYSTQNSNSQDDSVDSTDNAMEQAAEEVSDLVEQLNESNVEETEQIKLEKGKNEFTLDIPSTIIFEEGEYLLTNTNAKRFIAKIARVIRTMPQTYNIEVIGHTSASPYQDDKIPRDNWDISALRSIEVVKELIKNRIDPSVLKVSAYASYHPKSEKASDNRRVEMRFFSQDNQEELLSEENFFDRVE from the coding sequence ATGGCAAAAGATAAATGTCCAGAGTGTCCAAAATGTTTACCAGGTTGGCTAGTTCAATTTGGTGACTTAATGTCACTTCTATTAACTTTTTTTATTTTACTTTTATCTATGGCAGTTATGGATAAAAAAAAGGTAGAAGAGTATTTTGATGTAATGAGAAAAGCAATGGGTTTTATTGATGCTTCAACTGATGTTGAAACTCAATCTGAAAAATATTCAACCCAAAATAGTAATTCTCAAGATGACAGTGTTGATTCTACTGATAATGCTATGGAACAAGCTGCCGAAGAAGTTTCTGATTTAGTTGAACAATTAAATGAAAGTAATGTTGAAGAGACAGAGCAAATAAAATTAGAAAAAGGGAAAAATGAGTTTACTTTAGATATCCCCTCAACCATAATTTTTGAAGAGGGAGAATATCTTTTAACAAATACAAATGCAAAAAGATTTATTGCTAAAATTGCAAGAGTGATAAGAACTATGCCTCAAACTTATAATATTGAAGTTATAGGACATACATCGGCTAGTCCATATCAAGATGATAAAATACCAAGAGATAATTGGGATATCTCTGCATTACGTTCAATTGAAGTTGTAAAAGAGCTTATCAAAAATAGAATTGACCCTTCTGTTTTAAAAGTTTCTGCGTATGCTTCTTATCATCCTAAAAGTGAAAAGGCATCTGATAATAGAAGAGTTGAAATGCGATTCTTCTCACAAGATAATCAAGAAGAACTTCTTAGCGAAGAAAATTTCTTTGACAGGGTGGAGTAA
- a CDS encoding motility protein A: MDKSTAGGLGGGWALVALAIILGGVGFGPYIDIPSVVIVLGGTIAVTAGQFEASDLKRVTPAMKVALNEVKFEPLPELVEKITFYATEIKKHGVMHIEQKVLEESNPFFKEAFQLLVDGTKAETLQPLLETKLEYMSKRHETMIGLFGNVGGTAGAMGMIGTLVGLVAMLANLSDPAAVGPAMAVALLTTMYGALIGTLFAGIIESKLAQKHKKEVDTCEVIIKGATMIAAEESIGNIKMQLNSILVDIEE; encoded by the coding sequence ATGGATAAGAGTACAGCTGGTGGTTTAGGTGGTGGATGGGCCCTTGTTGCCCTTGCGATTATTTTAGGTGGTGTAGGATTTGGTCCTTATATTGATATCCCTTCAGTTGTTATCGTTCTTGGTGGTACAATAGCTGTAACTGCAGGTCAATTTGAAGCTAGTGATTTAAAAAGAGTTACTCCTGCAATGAAAGTAGCTTTAAATGAAGTGAAATTTGAACCATTACCTGAATTAGTTGAAAAAATCACCTTTTATGCTACCGAGATTAAAAAGCACGGTGTAATGCATATTGAGCAAAAAGTTTTAGAAGAATCAAATCCTTTTTTTAAAGAAGCTTTTCAATTACTAGTTGATGGAACAAAAGCTGAAACTCTTCAACCTTTATTAGAAACAAAATTAGAATATATGTCAAAAAGACATGAGACAATGATTGGATTATTTGGTAATGTTGGTGGTACTGCTGGAGCAATGGGTATGATTGGTACTCTTGTTGGTCTAGTTGCTATGCTTGCTAACCTTTCAGATCCAGCTGCCGTTGGTCCAGCTATGGCCGTTGCCTTACTTACAACAATGTATGGTGCATTAATTGGTACTTTATTTGCAGGTATTATTGAGAGTAAACTTGCTCAAAAGCATAAAAAAGAAGTTGACACTTGTGAAGTTATTATAAAAGGTGCTACAATGATAGCAGCTGAAGAATCAATTGGTAATATTAAAATGCAACTAAATTCGATTCTTGTTGATATTGAAGAGTAG
- a CDS encoding FliM/FliN family flagellar motor switch protein has translation MASDLSSFLKDELANTLEQLLSKKVIIDSVNESNAQDLEDSQCIEVSIKFDFADISSTWKFFIPTNTATKFEYFMLGGMGDLKEHIDDEITDAVNEIIANVCGSLCTSVNAQGFNDISSIKSEVLGSVIKDCSELKDLKNSYFFDLTLDGEKLPIYVAFDELALPYLSGITGKEEVAVEATIASTNNNVKNTNSSSHTPSLGISSLLSDESAENLQLLFDIKLKLSVRLGTKNFLLKDILRWDIGEIIELEQMVNEPLEILVNGVKIGEGEAVIVEGKFGLKVKNIGNGSTRLSQIGF, from the coding sequence TTGGCATCAGATTTATCAAGTTTTTTAAAAGATGAATTAGCCAATACCCTTGAGCAATTACTTTCAAAAAAAGTAATTATAGATTCTGTAAATGAATCAAATGCTCAGGATTTGGAAGATTCTCAGTGTATTGAAGTATCAATTAAATTTGATTTTGCAGATATTTCATCTACGTGGAAATTTTTTATACCAACAAATACTGCAACAAAATTTGAATATTTCATGTTAGGTGGTATGGGAGATTTAAAAGAACATATTGATGATGAGATTACAGATGCAGTAAATGAGATAATAGCTAACGTTTGTGGTAGTTTATGTACTAGTGTAAATGCCCAAGGTTTTAATGATATTTCATCAATAAAATCTGAAGTTTTAGGCTCAGTTATTAAAGATTGTAGTGAATTAAAAGATTTAAAAAACAGTTATTTTTTTGATTTAACTTTAGATGGGGAAAAACTACCTATTTATGTTGCTTTTGATGAATTAGCATTACCATATTTATCTGGAATTACAGGAAAAGAAGAAGTTGCAGTAGAAGCTACCATTGCTTCAACAAACAATAATGTAAAAAATACAAATTCTTCTTCTCATACACCATCTTTAGGGATTAGTTCTTTATTATCAGATGAGTCTGCTGAGAATTTACAACTATTATTTGATATAAAATTAAAGCTTAGCGTAAGACTTGGTACCAAAAACTTTTTATTAAAAGATATTTTAAGATGGGATATTGGTGAGATTATTGAACTAGAACAAATGGTTAATGAACCCCTTGAAATATTAGTAAATGGTGTTAAAATTGGTGAAGGTGAAGCGGTAATTGTTGAAGGAAAATTTGGTTTAAAAGTTAAAAATATTGGAAATGGCTCAACAAGATTAAGCCAAATAGGATTTTAG
- a CDS encoding flagellin — protein MEIGRIAEIDQAKTNHVEKIKTVKEVDDKEKVIQDDQYKKVQGSPQDTEPNEVILDNVRFGYNKNSKDFFVKVTRGEAEYKYPTEDMMKVKAFILSELEKSAKDN, from the coding sequence ATGGAAATTGGAAGAATTGCTGAAATAGATCAAGCAAAGACGAATCATGTGGAAAAAATCAAGACTGTAAAAGAAGTTGACGATAAAGAAAAAGTGATTCAAGATGATCAGTATAAAAAAGTTCAAGGAAGTCCTCAAGATACTGAACCTAATGAAGTTATTTTGGATAATGTAAGATTTGGTTATAACAAAAATTCAAAAGATTTTTTTGTAAAAGTAACCAGAGGTGAAGCTGAATACAAATATCCTACAGAAGATATGATGAAAGTTAAAGCTTTTATCTTAAGTGAATTAGAAAAGTCAGCAAAAGACAATTAG